The Aspergillus luchuensis IFO 4308 DNA, chromosome 6, nearly complete sequence genome segment GCCCCACACCGTCCCAGGCTTATCTATCTGAACAACATTTCCAGAACTTCAGCCTAGAAATTAACGTTCAGACCACCGAAGAATCACCGTTTCCCCGAGTGGGTCAACTACTGGTAGACTAGCCCTGCATAAATAAGCCTGCAGCTCCGCCGTGTCAGCAACTTGCATCCACCAATAACCAATAACCCACATCATGTCTCGACACgaaccaccaccccaaatGGATCCGATAGCTCctacatcatcaacatcaaacACTGTGACGCTTCGGCCGATGCCTCAGCTAGAACATCTCTGGACGCCTGAAGACGATTGGACGGGGGTCAGCGATCGAATCCACCGTCGTCGGCTGCAGAATAGGTTGAATCAACGGGCTTATCGTATGTCTTCCTCCGACATAAGTGGTGGTTGTTAATCTGACTATATCAACCAGGCAAGAAACATAAAGCCACTACGAGAgattcctcctcctctacaTCCACCACTCAAACCCAAACCCTAATtccccatccctccaccacaatccaccaccaccaccaccaccccacatcatccccatcaacaactccagaagaagaagaagaagaagaagataatcaCCACTGCCCCCTCGCCcccagcaacatcaacatcccccACGTCCACAaaaccctcaccaccctcgccaTCCAAAGCTACCTCACCAACAGCCCCCGTCTCGAACACCTGCTGAGTCTCTCCCGGCTCAACGTCCACCGAGCCATCAACGACAACATCCGCTTACTGGGCATGACACCCGCGCACCTCCGACCCGACGACGCCCTCTCAATCTTCaacaccccatccccatttcCAAAAAACATCGATATCTCCACCCTCCCGGAGAGTCTCCGCCCCACGCCCCTCCAACGCCTCATCCCGCACCACCCCTGGCTGGACTTCTTCCCGTTCCCCGAGATGCGGGACCGGTTGATTGTCGCGGCGGCGACGGGCTACCTGGATGAGGACGAGCTGTGTCGGGATCTCATGGCGTTTTGGGATACCCGGAACTCTGGGGCGACGTTGGTGGTGTGGGGCGTGCCGTGGGATCCACGGAATTGGGAGGTCACCGAGGCGTTCTtggggaagtggaggtgggtggtgctggggttgggcgggttgaggaggagtaCGGATTattggagggggaggaggggggaggggaggttggtTTTTTGATAGCATGCTGCTTTGATGTAGGATCTTGTCTTGTTGGTTGATAGATTGGGGTATGTGGAATGAAGTATACTATGGTATTATTAGTATGGGACTTGGAGGAGAAATATGACACATTATTGAACCCCTCTACATACCATGTCACCAGTCACCACATTCCATGCCTACTACAAATAAACTTAGGTTATAGTTTGACATCTTCAAtttccaacaacaaccttcATAGTAAACCAACCTCACACACTATACCACTCTATATACAAACATCAGCATCAATTCCAAATCAACATATATTAAACCAATTACATAAATACTACAAACCATTCAATACACTCTAGACAacctcattcattcattcatttataCTATACCCAAAGCCACACCACGccaccaaaccaaacaagGTTAGATTACTCATTCCCgtccaccaaccaacccactaAATTCTAATCAACTTAACTGATTAACTACCTACTCTATCTAACCTACCACTCTAATCCACCTCCAACAATCACTCACTTACAACCCCCCTCCAAGGggaataagaataataataacaataatgcccacccctctcccccaccgTCCCAAATCCCGCCCAACGGCATCCTGCCTCCCCTGCCGAACTCGAAAAGTCAAGGtaaatcccaatcccaatcccctcccaatcccctccacccacccccaaaaccTCATCAATCACATCCAATCTAAAAATCCTCACAGTGCAACCGCCTCCAACCATGCGAAACATGCAGTGCGCGAAACATCGCGCACGAATGTAAATACGCCGTGGCGGATGAAGACAGGCAGGCGATTGCGCAAGCGGAGATGATAGCTGAGTTGAGGGCGGAGGTGAATCGATTACAGAGACAATATCATGAGTATCAGGAGTCTTCATCTGTCGATGAGTTTTATGTCAATATTCTAGAAGAAGGGAGCGGGGCATTAGAGGAattggagaatgaggaggagagtttgggagaagagggtgatgatgatgatgagttggaGAGGGTGTATCGGATTTTGAAGGATGGGGAgtgggagagggtgagggaggtggtggggaggattAGAGGGgatactattactaccactacttcTATTTCTGTGTGATTATTATGTTATGTTTTATGTTTATTGTGGGATTGGAGATAtatggtgggtgggtgtgtaTGCAATTCGTGGTTCTCGTGATTATTGATTAGGGTGGTATAGCTTAAATCAACTGGGCAAGATCCAACACTgatagaaaaggaaagaagaagacactCAAAATTAACAAGTTGTATGGCCAGTGCGCTCTGGCGGTTAAACCccacaggaagaagagaatcagaagagaacagaagaaaagaatcagaagagaacagaagaaaagaacagcCTTGCTCCCAGAGCTTTTATATACACCTCGCCAAAGCAAACCCTGTTAGAACAATTACCCAAACCCAAATAATCACCTCATTAACTCCATCCAGATCGCCCACTTCTGCCCTCAGCTCACGAAtacatcatctcatcaccgGGATGGGAAAGGGCGCCCTCGACCTTGGCTCCGAGAACACTGCTCAGGCAGTCCATCAGTTCAAAGTCTTCCACCACCGCGCCAAAGCCGTAGCAGCGCACTTTGGTGTTCAACGTCTCAATGATCACTTTGACGTCGTCCTTGGTCAGGCTGCGGTAGAGCTCGTGATTCTTCAAACACTGCAGCGCCATGATAGGCGTGATCTGTCCGTCCGTCACGAGCTGCCGACTGAGGTTGAGAAGGGTCGACAGGTTGGCGTGAGGGAGATCGTAGGTCTTATGCGGATAAGTTTGTTCATTCGAGGTGTTGGCGATGTAACTGGGCGGCGGGCAGGTCGCCATCAAGGCGTGACCCGAGAATGGCatgtcctcgtcatcggctTCCGTGATCGATCGGCGGCAGAGATAGTCGGTATGTTCGCGACACGGCGATTCCAATCTAGACAGCAGTCAGTCATACAATCTTCCGTTAGACGAAATGTGGCGGGTCGTACGTCAAAATAAAGTCAATCTGTAGCTGGGGGTGCTCCTCAAAGATGCCCGATGGGTGCCTCGGTGCCCGGCTCACTGGCGCGATCTGGTCGAGCGTCGCTAGGGCGTCACACGGGGCGGCCTGATATGGTCCTTGCGGTGGTGACATCTCGCTCGACGACACATCAATCTGCTCGATCCCCGTGGTGATTGGACTCAAGCTTGCGGAGACGGTGGtcggtggtgtggtgtaCATGTTGTTCGTCGAGGGATTGGAAGGAGCAACGCCGGTGGGCTGCGATCCCGTGCTACTGCTGGCAAATGGGCTGGACTGATAGCCGATCGTGGGTCGTTCAGCCTTGCGCCGCTCGAGCTCGGGTTCGTAGTTGATGCCATGGGCCGTAAGGATGTCTTTCAGGATGGTGTTCTCGTCCGACAGCGACTGCACCATATCCCGGTGTTGAACCACAGTCAAGTTGGCCGCCGAAATCTCCTGTGTGTATGCCTCTCGCAACCGCGACACCTCCGTTTCCAACGCCCGTATATATTGTTCCTTGCGCTCGCGATGAGTTCTAAACAGTCGTTGGCATCTGTTCCTAGATAAAATGCAGAGACGGGAAAGCCACGTACCTCTGAGCCTGGCGATTCAGTTCCTGTCGTCTGGTAAGGGCGGGTTTGCTGTCGGGTTTGGGACCACGTCGTTTGGCCGGTTGACCATCTAGAAAGGGAGTCGGTTACAATGAGTGCGGACCAGAGAGAACACACGGGAGTACAAACCTCGAGTAACCTTCTTCTGTGTGCCGCTGAAGAACTTGAAAAAGTCGGCCCCGATTGTTGAGGGTCTGGAATTGGGTTGGCCTGCATGCAGTGTCAGAGCGGGCAATTGACCGGATCCTCTCCGCGCAGCAAAGCGATGCAAGACACAACAAGCAACAGGATATCACGAAATGAGGAAAGACATGTAGGTACAGCACATCACGTCATACAACATGCAGGCAGTGCAGATGACAGAAGCAAGAAATGGTATGTTACGAGCGACCGGTGCCGACTGCAGCCTTTCCCCCATCCGGGATGCTCTGTGTATCCAACACACATGTTCCCCAGAAAAAGCAGAAATGAAATGGAAAAACGGGCGCCAATCGTATCACCACAGGTATACAAGCAATGCGAGGTCTCCAGGGCAAAGGAAGCCGGGAACTTACTTGGCATAGCCTCTGGTGTCATGGTTTGGCGATTGCCCGCACTTAGGTCCACAGACATCGGACCACCATTTATGGAAGTCATGAtggttgtgatgatgaagaaagagggTGATTGGGAGAAATGCGACCGGCGCGATCAGAAGATGGCCGACGGAGGACACCGACGAAGCGGAGGACGGAGGCGGGAAGAATGAGGGGAAGcgaagagagcgagagagagagaaagagagaaaggattCGATGGGACtagacggtggaggaggaggaaccgACAGCAGATTAAATGAAAGCGAGattcattcaatcaatcaatcaatcaatcaatctggaCCGTTGTCAGCCTTAAAATGGATTTTGATTTGGTAGTCAAGTGGATTCCTCTTGTATTTTTTCCAGTCCAAGCGTCTTTCACCGTTGGGGAACAAGATATACGCACCGGCAGGGTCGGACGTTTTCCCCGAAAGTGCGCGGCCGATGGGGACCTGAGTTTGGgggcagtggaggaggggagccACCACACGAGCTCTGGACCaggggaaaaggagagatcTGAATGGAGCAGATGGGAAATAGGCTGGCGGGGGTGGAAAAACGGTCAGGCAATAATATCGATTAATTGATTTATTGATTAATTGAAGGTTGGCCCGGTTGCCCGTTTACCGTCCGTGGGTTCCAAGGTGGATAAATGTATAAGTTGAGTTTGGTGTGTTGATTTGTGGTTTcttggtagtggtagtagtacctCTGTTGGAGTACTAGGTTAAGTAAGGTAAGGtaggagagaggaaaaagtGGGTGCGGCGGGTGTGGTGGGCGGGAGTTGacggatggattggatggaagtATGGGGTGTGTCAGAAAAGGGCGAGTTTCAGTTGAGACTTGAAGCTGCAGGTTGAAAGGGGGAGAGAcggtggaggaagaaaagagtagatagatagatagtatgaGGgtaagtggagagagagtgtgtgtgagagagggagggagggagggagtgagaggaagaagaggaagaaagaggaagagtggaaagagaaagagacagaagaaTAATACTCTTGTGGCAAGTCAGtgaaagagagagtgtgtgaaAAGAGTGAAAAGAGAGAgtaagtgagtgagtgagtgagtgagtgagtgagtgagtggacACCCACTACTGTCCTGGATAGTCGACTAGTTTCGGTTTGGATGAATGGAGAGCGACGATAGTAAGTATCGACTCGTTTGGGATCCGAAGTTAAGTTGGTCATCCGTAGGCGAGCCGGCGTTATATCGACGGGGGAGACCCTGTCAAGCCTTTTAGCGATCCCGAGCATTATTGGCTTGTTGCTTGcatctcccttcccttttcttcacGGACCCAGCAGAAGACACCCAGCGGTCGGCGCAAAGGCCAGGCACACGgctttagttagttagttacagtctagtagtagcagcatcAACTTAGTAGTGGTTGGTGCCTGCCATGCACCCGGGGCGTCCACTAGTAGTCACAATAGATCCAGGCACAGATTTTAATTGGAATTGTacaggagggaagggaatggATTGGTCAGTGACAGAATTGATCGTGAATTTGCAGaatctaaaaaagaaataaaaaagaaatattaaaatgaATAAATGTGATaaccaagaaagaaaatcaaatatCGACCATGATGATTAATTgttgaaaaataaaataagatgaAATGACTACAGCCTACAGCATACAGAAATCAAAAGGAATTAAACTTCACAGTGAAAAGGGGAATGGtcgaaagaataaaataataacgaTACAATAATCACCATATCCCAAAAATGCTCATccaaaaag includes the following:
- the flbB gene encoding protein flbB (COG:S;~EggNog:ENOG410PJSX), giving the protein MTSINGGPMSVDLSAGNRQTMTPEAMPSQPNSRPSTIGADFFKFFSGTQKKVTRDGQPAKRRGPKPDSKPALTRRQELNRQAQRTHRERKEQYIRALETEVSRLREAYTQEISAANLTVVQHRDMVQSLSDENTILKDILTAHGINYEPELERRKAERPTIGYQSSPFASSSTGSQPTGVAPSNPSTNNMYTTPPTTVSASLSPITTGIEQIDVSSSEMSPPQGPYQAAPCDALATLDQIAPVSRAPRHPSGIFEEHPQLQIDFILTLESPCREHTDYLCRRSITEADDEDMPFSGHALMATCPPPSYIANTSNEQTYPHKTYDLPHANLSTLLNLSRQLVTDGQITPIMALQCLKNHELYRSLTKDDVKVIIETLNTKVRCYGFGAVVEDFELMDCLSSVLGAKVEGALSHPGDEMMYS
- a CDS encoding bZIP transcription factor (COG:S;~EggNog:ENOG410PQBQ;~InterPro:IPR021833;~PFAM:PF11905) → MSRHEPPPQMDPIAPTSSTSNTVTLRPMPQLEHLWTPEDDWTGVSDRIHRRRLQNRLNQRAYRKKHKATTRDSSSSTSTTQTQTLIPHPSTTIHHHHHHPTSSPSTTPEEEEEEEDNHHCPLAPSNINIPHVHKTLTTLAIQSYLTNSPRLEHLLSLSRLNVHRAINDNIRLLGMTPAHLRPDDALSIFNTPSPFPKNIDISTLPESLRPTPLQRLIPHHPWLDFFPFPEMRDRLIVAAATGYLDEDELCRDLMAFWDTRNSGATLVVWGVPWDPRNWEVTEAFLGKWRWVVLGLGGLRRSTDYWRGRRGEGRLVF
- a CDS encoding Zn(II)2Cys6 transcription factor domain-containing protein (COG:S;~EggNog:ENOG410PVFN;~InterPro:IPR036864,IPR001138;~PFAM:PF00172;~go_function: GO:0000981 - DNA-binding transcription factor activity, RNA polymerase II-specific [Evidence IEA];~go_function: GO:0008270 - zinc ion binding [Evidence IEA];~go_process: GO:0006355 - regulation of transcription, DNA-templated [Evidence IEA]), whose protein sequence is MPTPLPHRPKSRPTASCLPCRTRKVKCNRLQPCETCSARNIAHECKYAVADEDRQAIAQAEMIAELRAEVNRLQRQYHEYQESSSVDEFYVNILEEGSGALEELENEEESLGEEGDDDDELERVYRILKDGEWERVREVVGRIRGDTITTTTSISV